Proteins co-encoded in one Aspergillus flavus chromosome 2, complete sequence genomic window:
- a CDS encoding putative transporter, producing MGSSDHSVLSSIRLSLVMVALCLAVFLTGMDQTILATVTPSLTSEFHSIDDLGWWTAAYLTMLSVFQIPYGKLYSLFSIKIVYLSAIGIFEIGSLVCATAPNSIAMIFGRAIAGAGAAGIFTGGIMITTKIIPLDRRASYLGIMSAAFGVAAIVGPFIGGAFTDRSTWRWCFYINLPLGCLSILVCFLLVNTPVDSSIASLSLRNRVRQFDFFGMVSMMGGIVCLLLALQWGGTQYPWNSGRIIALLVVAVLLMMVFVLLQIFVPGSKTIPRSVSRHASVWHAVGYAMCITGGIYVAIVYIPVWVQAVQHKSALDSGIMLTPLIVGYVVFSVIAGVLTSRVSYYNPPMILGTILASVGAGLLSTLSTNTSNGCLIGYQALYGIGVGLGFGQPSYVVQTVLSEADIPIGVTLVTLVQHLSSAIFVAVAQGVFQNTLAHTVRSLAPGVDPAKLTKLGATQLSQFVDDQDMPHVLEAYSTAIARTLYIPMALSCASVLGACLTPWISMKKAKPQPTEKQPTEDELTKEKDGCTSGVNEA from the exons ATGGGTTCATCTGATCATTCGGTTCTTTCCTCTATTCGCCTCAGCCTGGTTATGGTTGCGCTATGCCTTGCTGTATTCCTGACTGGGATG GACCAAACAATCCTCGCGACAGTGACCCCGTCATTAACGAGCGAGTTCCACAGCATCGATGATCTGGGGTGGTGGACTGCCGCATACCTGACCATGCTCAGCGTATTCCAGATTCCGTATGGCAAGCTCTACAGTCTGTTTTCAATCAAAATCGTCTATCTTTCGGCGATTGGGATTTTTGAAATAGGCTCTCTAGTCTGTGCTACGGCGCCTAACTCCATTGCCATGATTTTTGGTCGCGCGATTGCCGGCGCTGGAGCGGCTGGCATTTTTACCGGTGGAATCATGATCACCACAAAGATTATCCCGCTCGATCGCCGTGCCTCCTACCTGGGTATCATGTCCGCTGCCTTTGGTGTTGCTGCCATCGTAGGACCTTTCATCGGGGGCGCCTTTACGGACAGATCTACATGGAGATGGTGCTTCTACATCAACCTACCACTGGGGTGCTTGAGCATCTTGGTATGTTTTTTGCTCGTGAATACGCCGGTGGACTCTTCAATCGCCTCACTGTCATTGCGCAATCGAGTCCGCCagtttgatttctttggGATGGTCAGCATGATGGGTGGCATCGTTTGCTTGCTTCTGGCACTCCAATGGGGCGGTACCCAATACCCCTGGAATAGTGGCAGGATCATCGCATTGCTGGTGGTGGCTGTACTCCTCATGATGGTATTTGTTCTCCTTCAGATATTTGTCCCCGGGTCCAAAACCATCCCCCGCAGCGTCTCGAGACATGCGTCGGTATGGCATGCCGTCGGATACGCCATGTGTATCACGGGAGGGATCTACGTGGCCATCGTCTACATTCCAGTGTGGGTGCAGGCGGTACAACACAAATCAGCCCTGGATTCAGGGATCATGCTGACTCCACTGATCGTTGGTTACGTCGTATTCTCCGTGATCGCTGGAGTCCTCACTTCCAGGGTGAGCTATTACAACCCACCAATGATCCTGGGGACCATCCTGGCGAGCGTTGGTGCTGGGTTATTATCGACCCTGTCCACCAACACCTCGAACGGGTGTCTAATTGGGTACCAGGCATTGTACGGTATTGGTGTCGGACTAGGTTTTGGCCAGCCTAGCTACGTCGTGCAAACCGTATTATCTGAGGCAGATATCCCGATTGGTGTGACCTTAGTGACTCTTGTTCAACACCTAAGCTCGGCTATCTTCGTCGCGGTCGCTCAGGGAGTCTTCCAAAACACCCTTGCGCACACCGTCCGGTCACTGGCGCCAGGTGTTGACCCTGCGAAGCTAACAAAGCTGGGCGCGACGCAGCTGAGTCAGTTCGTAGACGATCAAGACATGCCACACGTTCTAGAGGCGTACAGCACCGCAATTGCACGGACGCTCTACATCCCAATGGCCCTCAGCTGTGCATCCGTGCTAGGGGCCTGTCTCACACCATGGATTTCAATGAAAAAAGCCAAGCCACAGCCAACAGAAAAACAGCCGACAGAAGACGAGctgacaaaggaaaaagacgGTTGCACATCAGGGGTTAACGAGGCCTAG
- a CDS encoding putative GNAT family acetyltransferase — MPLIVSRANLTQDWDELITSYWTSWSSPLQAVGELTFAHLGEGNEAEATALADVKKSLRQAAESDPNIIWLKCYDTESGRIVAGGMYHIHHSNPYRAGAPRVEAKWFPEGSEMRLLAEEFYAQLWAWRGRLMGDRHVCGNALWALPEYRSRGATELIMDEFVRHMDALGMEGYLEATEMGFALYQRYGFVAIARPRMRFSEHKERSTQGRRLIHEVQAHPVWIMWRPAGGEYRDGETVLPWEGRAKRIKL; from the exons ATGCCCCTCATAGTCTCACGCGCAAATCTAACCCAAGACTGGGACGAGCTAATAACCAGCTACTGGACCTCGTGGAGCTCTCCCCTCCAAGCCGTTGGGGAATTAACGTTCGCCCACCTTGGGGAAGGCAACGAGGCTGAAGCGACAGCCCTTGCGGATGTGAAAAAGTCCTTACGTCAAGCGGCTGAATCCGACCCGAACATCATCTGGTTGAAATGCTACGATACTGAATCCGGACGGATTGTCGCCGGAGGAATGTACCACATTCATCACAGTAATCCGTACCGCGCGGGTGCACCCAGGGTTGAGGCGAAGTGGTTTCCGGAGGGGAGTGAGATGAGGTTATTGGCTGAGGAGTTTTATGCCCAGTTGTGGGCGTGGAGGGGGAGGTTGATGGGGGATAGACATGTTT GTGGGAATGCGCTCTGGGCACTGCCCGAGTATCGCTCGCGGGGCGCGACGGAGCTTATTATGGACGAGTTCGTCCGCCATATGGATGCACTGGGCATGGAAGGGTATCTCGAGGCTACGGAGATGGGGTTTGCACTGTATCAACGGTATGGATTTGTGGCTATCGCGCGACCACGAATGAGGTTCTCGGAGCACAAGGAACGGAGTACGCAAGGGAGGAGATTAATACACGAGGTTCAGGCGCATCCCGTCTGGATTATGTGGAGGCCGGCAGGGGGCGAATACAGGGATGGAGAGACGGTGCTCCCATGGGAAGGAAGGGCAAAACGCATCAAGTTGTAG
- a CDS encoding uncharacterized protein (expressed protein) has translation MESFTTHKPADPLRSTQSTHPKRPTMESSPHWTHLSFALASAGEVLAAGIVLPIVCLACVMLRFLARGKQKVRLGLDDWLLVPAAIMVTGMGICFIYGYSVHVMGYPTPYPISDDPKKALAKYNRAYETEAKIEFYFQLFMIAAYGFIKASIILFYRRIFVSNTKSRFTIVSNICLAVTVVWAVAFFLLFLFGCKTKIYLHWAPIQEVREKCGDPLAAESALVISDLITDLAILLLPFPKIWMLQMSVRRKIALSCIFGVGLMALSASVVRLAIYLIVFLVGYEAGYDPDQTVTTMLWWSMIEVSLGLIAACLPTLRPLVYSARGWLLREGKKGFSGRWSRKLGSIGDRTSEGGTGTSSVDANKSSSVVIQEPRTMV, from the exons ATGGAAAGTTTTACAACTCACAAACCCGCAGATCCATTAAGGTCCACCCAATCCACTCACCCAAAGAGGCCCACCATGGAATCTAGTCCACATTGGACGCACCTCTCATTTGCGCTTGCTTCAGCCGGCGAAGTGCTAGCAGCCGGTATAGTCCTCCCCATCGTCTGTCTAGCATGTGTAATGCTTCGTTTCCTCGCTCGAGGAAAGCAAAAGGTTCGCCTTGGACTGGATGACTGGCTGCTCGTGCCCGCAGCG ATTATGGTGACTGGAATGGGCATATGCTTCATCTATG GCTACTCCGTTCACGTAATGGGATACCCTACGCCCTACCCCATAAGCGACGATCCCAAAAAGGCATTAGCAAAGTACAACCGCGCCTACGAAACCGAAGCCAAGATTGAATTCTACTTCCAACTCTTCATGATCGCAGCATACGGCTTCATCAAGGCGAgtatcatcctcttctacCGCCGGATCTTTGTCTCGAACACGAAATCCAGATTCACCATTGTCTCCAACATCTGCCTCGCTGTAACGGTGGTATGGGCCGTGGCATTCTTTCTCCTGTTTTTATTCGGCTGCAAGACAAAGATCTACCTCCATTGGGCGCCTATCCAGGAAGTAAGGGAGAAATGTGGAGACCCCCTTGCCGCTGAATCGGCGCTGGTCATTTCGGACCTGATCACTGATTTGGCGATACTGTTATTGCCCTTTCCGAAG ATTTGGATGCTTCAAATGTCTGTGAGACGGAAGATTGCCCTGAGTTGTATATTCGGGGTGGGGTTGAT GGCGCTGTCAGCCTCTGTCGTGAGATTGGCCATTTACCTGATCGTCTTTCTGGTTGGGTACGAGGCTGGATATGATCCCGATC AAACCGTCACCACAATGCTCTGGTGGAGCATGATCGAAGTCAGTCTAGGTTTGATCGCCGCGTGCTTACCCACCCTCCGTCCCCTGGTTTACTCCGCACGAGGTTGGCTGCTTCgtgaaggaaagaagggcTTTTCGGGACGGTGGAGTCGAAAGCTTGGATCCATAGGTGATCGGACATCAGAGGGTGGGACTGGGACGTCGTCGGTGGATGCGAATAAGTCTAGCTCGGTCGTTATCCAGGAGCCGAGGACGATGGTGTAG
- a CDS encoding uncharacterized protein (domain of unknown function-domain containing protein) yields MGHAEEEEYESLSSEHGTQNTWEARERAGFLAWLKPHFLLGLLFLSILFNVLLILGWTSSRDELSAPKQPVWVGSSYRREELKLGFTKEDTMWWNTKYSGSNEREVSDLWHNEIPWENGIIAIDKQEASSLGLPESQSFPWDVTKGIYILNAHHILHCIRNLYISIEEYRYNRPQSVTYPHILHCLDSIRVETMCAADDTLRYVPLNNMSGFKPGDGQKRMCRDWHQIQSFVKKHDPCYRYVFPGDDSVSNLERFKYCPNDSPYIPKIREYFRYSDDWLPFP; encoded by the exons ATGGGACacgcagaagaagaggaatatgAATCGCTTTCTTCAGAACATGGCACTCAAAATACATGGGAGGCACGAGAAAGAGCGGGCTTTCTGGCTTGGTTGAAACCCCATTTTCTACTTGGActactctttctttctatattgTTCAATGTTCTGTTGATTCTTGGCTGGACATCAAGTCGAGATGAATTATCTGCGCCTAAGCAGCCCGTCTGGGTCGGTTCTAGTTACAGACGGGAAGAATTGAAACTAGGATTCACGAAGGAAGACACAATGTGGTGGAATACCAAGTACAGCGGCTCAAATGAGAGAGAAGTCAGTGATCTCTGGCACAACGAGATCCCATGGGAAAACGGGATCATCGCAATCGACAAACAAGAGGCAAGTTCATTGGGACTGCCCGAGTCGCAGTCGTTCCCGTGGGACGTGACAAAAGGGATCTATATCCTGAATGCACATCATATTCTCCATTGCATT CGCAATTTATACATTTCCATTGAGGAATACCGGTACAATCGTCCTCAGAGCGTTACTTATCCTCATATCTTGCACTGTCTAGACAGTATCCGGGTGGAGACCATGTGCGCGGCCGATGATACCCTACGATATGTTCCTTTAAATAATATGTCCGGATTCAAGCCCGGAGATGGACAGAAGCGCATGTGCCGCGACTGGCATCAGATACAGTCCTTTGTCAAGAAGCATGACCCATGCTATCGGTATGTTTTTCCTGGGGATGACAGTGTCTCTAATTTGGAAAGATTCAAATATTGTCCCAATGATTCGCCTTACATACCCAAGATTCGAGAGTACTTTAGGTATAGTGATGATTGGCTACCGTTTCCATAG